From Candidatus Atelocyanobacterium thalassa isolate ALOHA, a single genomic window includes:
- the pstB gene encoding phosphate ABC transporter ATP-binding protein PstB — MKNSIKIEPILKAENLNVFYGSNLVVRGVDLVIPKGKVVAFIGPSGCGKSTVLRCFNRMNDLIPNARVSGKITYYGKDIYSKKLDPVDLRSSIGMVFQRPNPFPKSIYENIAFGARVNGFKGNMDELVETSLKKAAVWDETKDKLHRSGLILSGGQQQRLCIARVIAIKPDVILMDEPCAALDPISTLKIEELINNLKKEHTIVIVTHNMYQASRISDLTAFYNLAIIDKGKRTGQLIEYNKTEIIFNDPTMESTKHYINGKFG, encoded by the coding sequence ATGAAAAATAGTATTAAAATAGAACCTATTTTAAAAGCAGAAAATCTTAATGTCTTCTATGGCTCTAATCTAGTGGTTAGGGGAGTTGACTTAGTCATTCCTAAAGGTAAAGTGGTAGCCTTTATTGGTCCTTCCGGATGTGGTAAAAGTACTGTATTGCGATGCTTTAACCGTATGAATGATTTAATCCCTAATGCTAGAGTATCTGGTAAGATAACATATTATGGTAAAGATATTTACTCTAAAAAACTTGATCCTGTAGACTTACGCTCTAGCATTGGAATGGTATTTCAAAGGCCTAATCCTTTCCCAAAATCTATCTATGAAAACATTGCTTTTGGTGCAAGAGTCAATGGATTCAAAGGTAATATGGATGAGCTCGTAGAGACTTCTCTTAAAAAAGCAGCTGTTTGGGATGAAACTAAAGATAAATTGCATAGAAGCGGATTAATCTTGTCGGGAGGTCAACAACAAAGACTATGTATAGCACGTGTTATAGCTATAAAACCTGATGTTATTTTGATGGACGAACCGTGTGCGGCTTTAGACCCTATCTCGACCTTGAAAATAGAAGAATTAATTAATAACTTGAAAAAGGAGCATACTATTGTTATTGTTACCCATAACATGTATCAGGCTTCAAGGATATCTGACCTTACAGCATTTTATAATCTAGCAATAATAGATAAAGGAAAAAGAACAGGTCAATTAATTGAGTATAATAAAACTGAAATTATTTTCAATGACCCTACGATGGAATCAACTAAGCATTACATCAATGGAAAATTTGGATAA
- the pstB gene encoding phosphate ABC transporter ATP-binding protein PstB — protein sequence MEYIQDSKSLQILETIFTLDSVNVYYGKHKAIRDVTFTIPKNKVTALIGPSGCGKSTMLRCLNRLNDLIDSFHLKGKIIYYKQDLYASNIDPIEVRKRIGIVFQKPNPFPKTIYDNVAYGARINNFKGDLDELVETSLKKVVLWDEVKDKLGESGFSLSGGQQQRLCIARTIAAKPEVILMDEPCSALDPISVLKIEELINELKQNYTVILVTHNMQQARRVADYTAFFNAETTKEGKKVGFLAEYNNTKVIFECPTKLDTQNYISGHFG from the coding sequence ATGGAATATATACAAGATTCTAAATCTTTACAAATTCTAGAAACAATTTTCACTTTAGATTCTGTTAATGTCTATTATGGAAAACATAAAGCTATCCGTGATGTTACTTTCACAATTCCTAAGAATAAAGTCACTGCTCTAATTGGCCCTTCTGGATGTGGGAAAAGTACAATGTTGAGATGTTTAAATAGACTTAATGATTTAATTGATTCTTTTCATCTCAAAGGCAAAATTATATATTATAAACAAGATTTATATGCTTCTAATATTGATCCTATTGAAGTAAGAAAGCGTATTGGTATAGTATTTCAAAAGCCTAATCCTTTTCCAAAAACTATTTATGACAATGTAGCTTATGGAGCTAGAATTAATAATTTTAAGGGAGATTTAGATGAATTAGTAGAAACTTCATTAAAAAAAGTAGTTCTTTGGGATGAAGTCAAAGACAAGTTGGGAGAAAGTGGCTTTTCCTTATCAGGGGGTCAACAGCAAAGATTATGCATAGCTCGTACAATTGCAGCAAAACCTGAAGTTATTCTTATGGATGAACCTTGTTCAGCTCTTGATCCAATATCAGTTTTAAAAATAGAAGAGCTAATAAATGAATTAAAACAGAACTATACTGTAATTTTAGTAACTCACAATATGCAACAAGCGAGAAGAGTAGCCGACTATACAGCATTTTTTAATGCAGAAACTACTAAAGAAGGGAAAAAAGTCGGTTTTTTGGCAGAATATAATAATACAAAAGTAATTTTTGAATGTCCAACTAAGTTAGATACTCAAAATTATATAAGCGGACATTTTGGTTAA